From the Sanguibacter sp. HDW7 genome, the window GACCTACAAGGTCGAGGCGACGCGCGTCGAGCAGCGCACGGACTTCGACAAGCTCATCGTCGACGTCGAGACGAAGCCCGCGATCTCCCCGCGCGACGCCCTCGCGTCCGCGGGCAAGACGCTGGTCGAGCTCTTCGGCCTCGCCCGTGAGCTCAACGTCGAGGCCGAGGGCATCGAGATCGGCCCGTCCCCGACGGACGCCGCGCTCGCCCAGGACCTTGCGCTGCCCATCGAGGAGCTCCAGCTCACGATCCGCTCGTACAACTGCCTCAAGCGCGAGGGCGTCCACACCGTGGGCGAGCTCGTGTCGCGCAGCGAGGCGGACCTCCTCGACATCCGCAACTTCGGCTCCAAGTCGATCACCGAGGTCAAGGAGAAGCTGGCCGGTCTCGGCCTGGGTCTCAAGGACTCGATCATCGACTTCGACCACACCGGCGCCTACGGCGACGGTGACGCGGGCGACTACGACTCCGCGCAGTACTGACGTGGTCCGCCCGGTGCCTGACCCGCACCGAGGCGACCGAACCCATCTCTAGGAGCAACTTCAATGCCTACCCCCAGCAAGGGCGCACGGCTCGGTGGCAGCCCGTCGCACGAGCGCAAGATCCTCGCGAACCTCGCGTCGCAGCTCATCACGCACGGCCAGATCACGACGACCGAGACGAAGGCCCGCCGCCTCCGTCCCGTCGTCGAGCGTCACATCACGTTCGCGAAGCGTGGCGACCTCGCCGCGCGTCGTCGTGTGCTGCGCACGCTGACCGACAAGACGGTCGTCCACATCCTCTTCACGGAGATCGCCCCGCAGATGGCGGAGCGTCAGGGCGGCTACACGCGCATCATCAAGGTCGCGCCGCGCAAGGGCGACAACGCGCCCATGGCCGTCATCGAGCTCGTCACCGAGCCCGTCTCGCCGAAGCAGGCTGTCGTCCGTGAGGCGACCAAGGCCGCCGAGAAGGCCGCCAAGGTCCCCACGCCGGCGTCCGCGAAGTCGGCGGACTCGCCCGAGTCGGCTGACTCGGCGCCGTCGGCCCCCTCGGCCGAGGAGACCACGGAGGAGACGAAGGCCTGAGCCTGAGTCCTCTCGACGAGAGCCCGTGCACCTGTGGTGCACGGGCTCTCGTGCTGTCCGGCCTGCGTCTGCGGGTCGATCGTGCGGTCGTGTCCTCTCGCTGGTCGTTCCTGGTGGATGTGCGGTCGAGGTCAGGCCGCTCCGTCCCACAGCTGCCACGCCCGCACCCCGCCGACGAGCGCGGCCGAGTTCGGGACGACGACGACGTCCGGGCCGAGCCGGTCGAGCACAGCGGGTGAGACGCGGCGAGCGTTGCCGCCACCGAGGTGGAGCCGGTCCCAGCGGAACACCGGGACGAGGCCCTCGACCGCGCGCAGGACGCGCCGCGACCACAGCCCGTCGCCCAGGCGCCTGCGCTCGGGCTCGCCGAGGTATTGGTCATAGGTCGTGCCCCGCCGCACGGGCGCGTGGGAGAGCTCGAGGTGCGGCGCGAGGACGCCGCCGTCGAAGTGGGCGGAGCCGAGCCCCGTCCCGAGGGTGAGGACGAGCTCGAGCCCGACGCCCGCGACGACGCCCGCACCGTGCAGCTCGGCGTCGTTGACGACGATCGTCGGCAGCCCGGTTGCGGTGACGAGGGCAGCGCGCAGGTCGTGACCGTCCCATGCGCGGACGAGACCGGGGTCGACGCGTGAGCGCGGACCGGCGACCGTGACGTAGTGCGGGGTCGCGACGACGACCCCGTGCCGGATCATCCCGGGCAGCCCGACCGAGAGCCGGCCCGCGCGCGGCAGGGTCTGTGCGATGTCGACGATCGTGCGCACCAGCAGCTCGGGGGGCAGCGGATAGGGCGTCGGGACGCGGGTCGCCGGGGCGTGCAGCGTTCCTGCCTCGTCGAGGACCGCGGCCTTGAGGCCGCCGCCCCCGCAGTCGACGGCGAGCGTGAGAGGGCTGTGGCGCTGCTCCATCGGTCCACGGTAGCGGCCGGGCTGGTCGCTCACCGTACGCACGTCGCCCACGGCGCGCAGGGTGCGCACGGAACCCAGGGTGCTCGCGGCTGGTAGGCCCGGCGGTACCGTCGCAGGCGACAGGCGACAGGCGACAGGCGGCAGGCGGCGGGCGGCAGGCGGCAGGCGACAGGCAACAGGGCACGGGCGGGGGAGGGGCTAGGGCTAGGCCTCAGGCTGGGGCCGGGGCGGGATGCGGCGTGGTCAGTGGCGTCGTGCGCGGTGCGGGATGATGGTCGGCGTGATCCGCGTCCGACTCGACCTCGCCTACCGGGGCACCGACTTCGCCGGCTGGGCCCGCCAGCCCGCGCTGCGCACCGTGCAGGGCGCCCTCGAGGAGGGTCTCGCGCGGGTCCTGCGTCTCGACGACGTGCGGCTCACGGTGGCGGGACGCACGGACGCGGGCGTGCACGCCCGCGGGCAGGTCGCGCACCTCGACGTCCCGCTCGACGCGTGGGACGCCCTGCCGGGGCGCTCTGGTCGGACGCCCGGGGACGCGCTCGTCGCCCGTCTCGCAGGCGTCCTGCCGACGGACGTCGTCGTCCACGCGGCCACGCCGGCGCCCGACGGCTTCGACGCGCGCTTCGGCGCGCTGCGTCGCCGGTACACCTACCGGGTCGCGGACACGCCCGCGAGGTTCGACCCCCTCGCGCGCGACCACGTGCTGTGGAACCGCAAGCCGCTCGATGTCGACGCCATGCGTCGTGCGACCGCGCCGCTCACGGGGCTGCGTGACTTCGCGTCGTACTGCAAGCCGCGCCCCGGCGCGACGACGATCCGGGAGCTCCAGGAGCTCACGTGGCGCCGGGAGACGGCGGGGCCGGAGGCGGGGCTCGTCCTTGCGTCGGTCCAGGCCGACGCGTTCTGCCACAACATGGTTCGCGCGCTCGTCGGGGCGTCGATCGCCGTGGGAGAGGGGCGCCGCCCCGAGTCGTGGCCGCTCGAGGTGCTCGAGGCGCGCACACGCGTCGGCGGGCCGACCGTCGTGCCTCCTCACGGGCTCGTGCTCGAGGAGGTCGTCTACCCGCCCGACGCCGAGCTCGCGGCGCGCGCCGAGCGGGTGCGCGCACGGCGGCTCGACGAGGAGGTTCTCGACGCGTCGGGGAACGTCGTGCCCGAGGCACCGAACGCCTGACGCGTCGCTCGCCCACCGTCCGCAGGACTCGCGCGGACCCGGAGCCACGGCGCGACGTGACGCCTGACCCGCGGTCGGCCCCTCAGGCTCCTTCGTCGCGCACGTCGAGGTCCGCGTCGTCGTCCGCGTCGTCGACAGGTTCGCCGGCCGTGCGGGCGTCCTCGGACTCGAGGCTCTCCTGCGTGACGACGTGCACCGCGAGCTCCTCCTCGGTGGGCGCCCCGCCGTCGACGCCGACGGACGTCGCGTACACGTCGTTCTCGCGCTCGGGCATGCCGCCGTCGTCCGCGACGAGGCGACCGGCGAGGCTGTCGTCGCGCGCGCCGTCGCGCGAGTCCTCGGGGAGCTCCTGCGCGAGCCGCCCGCGGAGCGGCTCGTCCTGTCCCGACTCCCACGCGGTCTGGCCCCAGCGTTCCGTCGCATCCTCGAAGGGCGGGTCGTAGCCCGCATCAAGGACGTCGGCGCCCTGGTCGTCGAGCAGCATGTCCTCGAGCGAGGCCTGGTCGGTGCCCTGCTCCGCGCCGTCTTCGGCGCCCGTCGAGTCCGTCATGGTGCGCTCCTTCGCGTCCCTCCCCACGGTGCCACGTCGCGCGCGACGTGGCCAGTCCTCATTTTCCGTCGCCCGAGCCCCTCGGGCACTGGGAGGATGGACCCATGGGTCATGTCGACGTCTCCGGGATCTCCTACACGCTTCCCGACGGCCGCGAGCTTCTCGCGGACGTCTCGTTCCGCGTGGGCGACGGCGCCAAGGTCGCGCTCGTCGGGCCGAACGGCGCCGGCAAGACGACGCTGCTGCGCCTCGTCACCGGGGAGCTCGCACCGCACGCGGGCAAGGTGTCGCGCTCGGGCGGGCTCGGCGTCATGGACCAGATGATCGGGCGCGTCGACGACGCGCGCACCGTGCGCGACGTCCTCGCGGACCTCGCGCACGACGCGATCCGCACGGCCTCCCGCGAGCTCGACGCTGCCGAGACGCTCATGATGGAGCGCGACGACGAGCCGACGCAGATGCGCTACGCGCAGGCGATCGCCGACTGGGCGGACGTCGGCGGCTACGAGGCTGAGGCGACGTGGGACGAGGTGACGGACGAGGTCCTCTCGATCCCGTTCGACCGGGCGCAGCACCGTGAGCTGCGGACGCTCTCGGGCGGCGAGCAGAAGCGGCTCGTCCTCGCTGCGCTCCTGCGCGGGCCGGACGAGGTCCTGCTGCTCGACGAGCCCGACAACTACCTCGACGTCCCGACCAAGCTCTGGCTCGAGGACCAGATCGTCACGTCGCCCAAGACCATCCTCTACGTGACGCACGACCGCGAGCTCCTCGCACGGACGGCCACGTCCGTCGCGACGATCGAGCAGACGTCGCTCGGCGGCGACGTCTGGGTGCACGGCGGCGGCTTCGACACCTACCTCGAGGCGCGCAAGGACCGGATGGCGCGGCTCGAGGAGCTGCGGCGGCGCTGGGACGAGGAGCACGCGAAGCTCCGCACCCTCGTCATGACGCTCAAGACGCGCTCCGCCTTCAACGACGGGCTCGCGAGCCGCTACCAGGCAGCACAGACGCGCCTGCGCAAGTTCGAGGAGGCCGGCCCGCCCCAGCTCGTCGCGCGTGAGCAGGACGTCCGCGTGCGGCTCGTCGGCGGGCGCACCGCCAAGCGTGCCGTCGTG encodes:
- the rplQ gene encoding 50S ribosomal protein L17, with the protein product MPTPSKGARLGGSPSHERKILANLASQLITHGQITTTETKARRLRPVVERHITFAKRGDLAARRRVLRTLTDKTVVHILFTEIAPQMAERQGGYTRIIKVAPRKGDNAPMAVIELVTEPVSPKQAVVREATKAAEKAAKVPTPASAKSADSPESADSAPSAPSAEETTEETKA
- a CDS encoding ROK family protein — translated: MEQRHSPLTLAVDCGGGGLKAAVLDEAGTLHAPATRVPTPYPLPPELLVRTIVDIAQTLPRAGRLSVGLPGMIRHGVVVATPHYVTVAGPRSRVDPGLVRAWDGHDLRAALVTATGLPTIVVNDAELHGAGVVAGVGLELVLTLGTGLGSAHFDGGVLAPHLELSHAPVRRGTTYDQYLGEPERRRLGDGLWSRRVLRAVEGLVPVFRWDRLHLGGGNARRVSPAVLDRLGPDVVVVPNSAALVGGVRAWQLWDGAA
- the truA gene encoding tRNA pseudouridine(38-40) synthase TruA, giving the protein MVGVIRVRLDLAYRGTDFAGWARQPALRTVQGALEEGLARVLRLDDVRLTVAGRTDAGVHARGQVAHLDVPLDAWDALPGRSGRTPGDALVARLAGVLPTDVVVHAATPAPDGFDARFGALRRRYTYRVADTPARFDPLARDHVLWNRKPLDVDAMRRATAPLTGLRDFASYCKPRPGATTIRELQELTWRRETAGPEAGLVLASVQADAFCHNMVRALVGASIAVGEGRRPESWPLEVLEARTRVGGPTVVPPHGLVLEEVVYPPDAELAARAERVRARRLDEEVLDASGNVVPEAPNA
- a CDS encoding DUF5709 domain-containing protein, whose translation is MTDSTGAEDGAEQGTDQASLEDMLLDDQGADVLDAGYDPPFEDATERWGQTAWESGQDEPLRGRLAQELPEDSRDGARDDSLAGRLVADDGGMPERENDVYATSVGVDGGAPTEEELAVHVVTQESLESEDARTAGEPVDDADDDADLDVRDEGA
- a CDS encoding ABC-F family ATP-binding cassette domain-containing protein, with the translated sequence MGHVDVSGISYTLPDGRELLADVSFRVGDGAKVALVGPNGAGKTTLLRLVTGELAPHAGKVSRSGGLGVMDQMIGRVDDARTVRDVLADLAHDAIRTASRELDAAETLMMERDDEPTQMRYAQAIADWADVGGYEAEATWDEVTDEVLSIPFDRAQHRELRTLSGGEQKRLVLAALLRGPDEVLLLDEPDNYLDVPTKLWLEDQIVTSPKTILYVTHDRELLARTATSVATIEQTSLGGDVWVHGGGFDTYLEARKDRMARLEELRRRWDEEHAKLRTLVMTLKTRSAFNDGLASRYQAAQTRLRKFEEAGPPQLVAREQDVRVRLVGGRTAKRAVVCEELGLAGLMKPFSTEVWYGERVAVLGSNGSGKSHFMRLLAGGGTEPGPDQAPVEPGRVARVEHTGRAMLGSRVRPGWFAQNDPHPELVGTTLLDILHRGEGHRAGMGREQASKALDRYELVEQAEQRYETLSGGQQARLQILLLELGGATLLLLDEPTDNLDLHSAEALERGLAAFDGTVLAVTHDRWFARGFDRFLVFGADGVVIESDEPVWDAGRVERAR